Within Myxococcales bacterium, the genomic segment GGGATTGATCTCTCTGGGGGAGCGCGTTTTGCCGAAAGGATGCGCGAGGCTGTGCTGAGCCATCAATTTGTCTATGAGGGACAGCGTATTTCAGTCACCATCAGCATAGGCGTGGCCGCCGTCCCAGATCCACGCATCAACGAGCCGCCACAACTTATCAGTTTGGCTGACGAGGCTCTCTATCAGGCTAAAGCCCAAGGCCGCAATCGGGTGGTGGCAGCGGAGCCGGGCTGATGCCCGGCAACAGCTTTGGTCAGGCATTTCGTATCACGACCGCTGGAGAATCGCATGGTGCCGCGAATCTAGTGATTGTCGACGGGTGCCCGGCGGGGATGCCATTGAGCGTTGAGGATCTCAGCCAGGACCTGATGAGACGCCGCCCGGGGCAAAGCCACATCGTCACCCAGCGTCAAGAAGCCGATAAGCCTGAGATACTCAGTGGCGTTTTCGAAGGCAAGACTACTGGGACCAGCATTGCGATTTTGGTCAATAATGAGGATGCCCGGAGCAAAGACTATTCCGATATCAAAGATAAATACCGTCCGGGGCATGCCGATCATGCTTACGACGCCAAGTATGGGTTTCGCGATTATCGGGGTGGCGGTAGGGCAAGTGCCCGTGAAACTGTGGTGCGGGTTGCGGCAGGCGCCATCGCCAAGAAGATATTAGACACCGCTTTTGGAGGTAAAGTGCTCGGCTACGTGGTTCAGGTGGGCGATGTTCGAGCGCATATTCCTGAGCCTTCGACTGTCACCCTGGAGCAGGTCGAAAAGCTCGCGAGTGGACAGCCCAATGTGGTGCGGTGTCCCGATCCGGAAGCAGCGGCCAGAATGATCGCGTTGATAGAGGCTGCGCGCAAGGACCAGGATTCATTGGGTGGCGTGGGAGAAATTTGCGCAACGCACATCCCTGCGGGCTTGGGAGAGCCAGTCTTTGACAAACTAAAGGCCGACCTCGCCAAGGCGTTGTTCAGCATTCAGGCCGTGATGGGCGTTGAATACGGCTCAGGCTTTGGCTGCGCTATGATACGGGGCAGTGCGCACAACGATATTTTTGAAGCCCGCGATGGCCAGATACGGACCCAAAGCAATCGGCACGGGGGCATGCTTGGCGGAATTTCCACAGGGATGCCCATCGTCCTCAGGGCGGCGGTCAAACCGACGAGCAGCTTACCGAGGGTGCAGCCGACCGTGACTCAGGACGGCACACCGACAACCATTCGTACTAAAGGGCGCCACGATCCATGTCTTTTGCCGCGCTTCATTCCCATCGCGGAGGCCATGGTCGCGATCGTGTTGGCGGATCATTGGCTCAGATGGCGGGGCATTCGCGATTGAGCACGCCGGGCGCGAGGGGTTATTAGGACTCTTCTCGGGTCTGAATCGCGCGGATCTCGCGTGCCGGGAGCCGGCGCAAGGGCGATACATCTATCGTGGGAAGTGGCTCCAAGGAATGTCCACTGGTAACAACCCAGCGACGAGCGCCCGCGGATGCGTCCGGTATGAGCAACACTCTGGCAGCCTCGAGATAGCAGCCTTGGCCTAGAACAAAGCTTTCTGTGGCCTCAAAGACCGTGGTGACGGTATTGTTGCCTGTATCGATGAGTAGCACTTGGTCCTCTTGCTCATGCGAAGCATCACCGCTGGCAATCACAATCACCCGTTCGGTATCGAGTGGAATGAGGCCCGTGCTCGGCGGCAGAAGGTTGCCATGATCGGTTGCGCGCATACGATAGGTTTCGCGGGCGATGCCGGGGCGCTCCGCCGACACCCGAACGAGACCGGATCTCAACCTTCGCTCCTCAGCGCCGCCGAAAGTATCTCCTGCGCAAAGCACCCAAAGCTCGGTATCGCTATTGGGCACCTTCGCAACCATGCCGCAGTTGACGAGGCCGGGAAACTCCAGGAATGTTTGCCCCAACGTGTTTACGTCGACGAAGCCCAAAGCTCCCGTGGCCGCGGTGCGAAAGTCTAGACTCAAACGGCTCATGCCAACGGCGATGGTATCTTGAAGCCGTTGCAGCTGCGTAGGTCTCGCGAAGATCGCTGTCCCCTGCACGCTTTGCTCAAGTGAGACAAAATCGGCTCGTCCCGCGGCAAGCCCCGATTTGAGATCAATGAAGAGCACGTCATTGCCGCGATCGAGACCGGTGGCTCGAGGATTGCGGTTGGGCTCATGTCGGCTCACCCATGCACTGT encodes:
- the aroC gene encoding chorismate synthase gives rise to the protein MPGNSFGQAFRITTAGESHGAANLVIVDGCPAGMPLSVEDLSQDLMRRRPGQSHIVTQRQEADKPEILSGVFEGKTTGTSIAILVNNEDARSKDYSDIKDKYRPGHADHAYDAKYGFRDYRGGGRASARETVVRVAAGAIAKKILDTAFGGKVLGYVVQVGDVRAHIPEPSTVTLEQVEKLASGQPNVVRCPDPEAAARMIALIEAARKDQDSLGGVGEICATHIPAGLGEPVFDKLKADLAKALFSIQAVMGVEYGSGFGCAMIRGSAHNDIFEARDGQIRTQSNRHGGMLGGISTGMPIVLRAAVKPTSSLPRVQPTVTQDGTPTTIRTKGRHDPCLLPRFIPIAEAMVAIVLADHWLRWRGIRD